From the Lactuca sativa cultivar Salinas chromosome 9, Lsat_Salinas_v11, whole genome shotgun sequence genome, the window GAAGGCTAAGGTTTCCAGAATTCTACCACCGGAAGATAGGTGATATAGGCAGCGATGATGAGATACAAGGGAAAATTGTTCTACATATGGGAAATTGAGATTTGAAAATCAAATCTACTCTCAGTTTGAATGAGTCTAAGATAGAGCATTAGATCTAGTTTTTGTGGAGAAGACTGAGATAATATATGACGTGATCTAACCGATTCAAGTAGTTTTGACCAATATAATAGGGAAAAATAGAGGGAACGTTCGTTTAACTTTGACTCCTTCACTGTTGACAAGATAAAATTTTAATGCATAAATTCATTATACAAATTGCATTATGGTTTGTACCTTTCAAAATTCAGCATTTGAGGCTAAATGCTTatgaaggtatatatatatatatatatatatatatatatatatatatatatatatatatatatatatatatatatatgtgtgtgtgtgtgtgtgtgtgtatatatatatatatatatatatatatatatgtatgtatatatatatatatataaagagagagagagagagagagagagaaagagagaggtgggttcaattgagaaaataaaaaaggttgagaatgggggaatcattctcagccacttatttaatctaagcataaaaagacacggtgacaaacttgtaaatatgataataacctttaatctcaaatacgtaactgTATAGAAATTTCGATCgctcatcatccaaatttctcctccaaccttcaacaatcatccagatttcttcagttaaactatcatcaacatcatccggtgttaatcaatcatcgatctttgtcaataacatgtttatcaacacgattcaacagttaacaaaaaaaatttgtttttggttcttttaatcaagccttcaattctgcttgaatacgatcagaacttcaacatctacgattaattatactcccagctttattagatcaacatcatcgataatcaacaaaatatccacttcatatcattcattcaacatcgattctcaaataaaacttcaaaattgaggttagaaaaagataaaatcatgtttttttcaaaaatttcatataattctctatctatctactattttgtaagatttaaatagtcaaagtatcatgtttttaacatttttaaaaaagttaaattgtatgcactccaactgtttgatgaaatgcataaactaaattaccatgttatattcatatactaggtgtgagacccgtgtattacacggattgatttaaaaaaaaaattgatatttaattaaaatgtaaaaaaaaaatatattttttaatgtacaattttaaaataagaaataaataaacgtatttattgcaatttatttaatactttacatatataagtataactttaattttaaaaattgaaacaaatcaaaaattgacaagtggataatatttatttaaaaaaatactacaaaatgacaagtgtcgaaactcatgagagattgacatgtggcaaaaaaatcttcatttattaaagaggatggatatgttttctcacctgaatccgtgtatgattattaaaacaaaaaaacaaatatgcaagtttgtatgttattcatatgtgaataacatataaaaattatatatatttgtgaaaacacattgtaatattcatatgtgaatatactgtgtaatattcataagtgaatatatcatctaatatttacaaatgaatatactatgtaatattcacatgtgatataccatgtaatactatgtaatatttagatatgaaaatattatctaatattcataagtgaatatactatgtaatattcacaagtgaatgcatcgtctaatatttaaatatgaatatactatgtttagtatatgttatattcatatatgaatgatacttaaattgtaaaaaaaattaatcatagctttttattcataagtaaataacgaatgtactgtagtaaaaacctgattcgtttttattcacttatgaataacgatagctgaaaatataaaaaaaaaaattattttatcttaaaactatatcaatatggatgtctatttgtagagaataaaaaattatgaattttggtatatttaaaatcatttttcgataaaaatagcttcttaaaaattaaaaataaaaacgaaaaaattatgtttttgtatatattaaggtaatgcttagcatagtttaaagaaacatgttttgttagaaaacacatgtttattcctttcccatttccgctggtacgacggaggcttttgcggcaaaaataaatgagtggttgAGAATAATTCCCtcattctcaactttttttttcttaatatatatatatatatatatatatatatatatatatatatatatatatatatatatatatatatatatatatataaaatcaataatttttttcctattattttttttctttttgataaataaaataatattttaataacatTATTTGCCACTATTTTATTTGAGTTTTGAGGATATCATTATAAATTTGTATAACAATTAGAGGACGAGTTAACAATTAATCGTATATTCTAGTATATGACTTCAAAAAGTCCAAattgaacaaaaaaaaatcaacactATTTTTGCTTTCATGCAATGAATTTCATCACAAAAATGTAGTATGGCACAAAAGTAATACAAATCAACCTATAACATTAAAAAATTTAACTAATAGAACAAAAAATTTCGTATATCCTAATTTAGATAAACcgatttcttttttgttttgctTATAATTCTTACATGAGTGGTTTCAGCTCCTTATCGATCTGCTAGCCTGCACATTACCTTTCATGGATCAAAATCTAAATACTTCAAAATGTAATAACATTTGTTAACAATTAACAAATCAAGAATCTTGAAATTACAAGCAAAGTAGAAAAAAGATAAACGCGTTATATTTTCATAATTGAATACAAATATATAACATACATTATACATGATATCAAAGATACAATAAATAGCCATTGAGTGTAATCACTCATACAAGGTCAAAATGAGAAAAAGCAAGAAACAATCCATATTAACTTAAGCACCAAAACACAATCGATCAGCATATTAAACATGATatcaaagataaaaaaaataataataaaaaataaaaaataaaaaataaaataaaaaaattaatgaatGTGTAAGTAGAGATTCCAGAATTAACTATGTATTGGCCTTACCTGCACATATTAAATTATTCCGTATTGGCCTCCTCGAGTCCCCTGCACATAGCACATATTGAACAACAAATATTTATAGAACATATTATCTCAGTTAAATTACTACTTTTAAGTGCCAATTTATTACATGCAATTTTCTTTAATTGCTTTTGCAATCAAGTGTTTAGAAAACCTATCCGTAGAAACCGAAGAACCAACTTTTTGAGTGTGAAGAACTTGCTGATGAGCTTACTTCTGCCTCGCCTCGCCTCACCTTGAGATGAAAAAAGATGAAGTTAGTTGTAATCTAAGTTaagatataaaaaataataagaaaaaaccATTACAAAAGATTACCACAAAGCAACAAAGTTAATCAAGTATATTGACACAAagactaaaaataattaaaataaataaataaatacatacatGATACAACTAATAATTACTAGCAAGAATCATCTacaaccacaaatgaaggaaaAAAGAAAAGCAAATCAGTGAAGAAGAAGATGGAATATAATGTTGCACCAAAAATCTTACCGGATTTCATAAATAAAATCAGTAATCGTGTATATTTGGTAATGAAATTAGTGACCATGTATATTAATGATCTCTTGCGATTTACAGCAACAGGCAACTGATTATATTGAAGCTAGCTATCCAATTTAATAGAAAAGGTATCCAAATTCTCTAAGAAATTTTGAATTTGAATCAATATATGGTATCAATCAACAATATGAGGATTAATTTTGAATTTGAATCAATATACGGTATCAAGCAACTATATTTATGCatcatttaaaaaaattgaaGACAAAGATAAATATGGAAGAAATTCATGCGTAAAATACACTGATGGAATCAACAAGATTGCTATATCACTGATTTGTATTTAATGCATTCaattttcagaaattaaattTCCTCTTACTTTTGTTCCTACAAATCTTTGTACCCAATTAAATGATGACATTTGTTATTTTAGTAtaataaaatatcattaaataaacattaaatgtGACACATGTTATCATTTCATTAGATAGGAAGATATATAGAAACAAAAAGTAAGAaaaattttaatttctcttttcagTTATATTTAATCCAATAATTTTGGTAATCATTTGGTAATCAATATTTAAATTACAATTTGAAAAAAGAAGTTGATCGGTACACAATAATTTTTCTCCATAAACAACAATTGGTACtttaaaatattgaattatacaACTATATAATGAATTAATTGTTGTGTATGGCAAAAAACTATTATGTACGAATCACTTATCTTTGAATAAATATAGGAAATCAACTATAATAAATAAATGTCTTGGATTGGAATTTATGGTGTAATAGCCCGCTAAAATGCGGATGAGAGCTATTAGGCGATATCTTGttaaaattaattatttcctCTCCTTGTACTGTTTTGCTTAACTAGCAACTTGCTAGTGCAACCTTTTATAATATATTTGTCGGTTTAAAAAAAActgtaataaataaaaatttattttgccacttgtcaatctcttATAAATCCttacacttgtcattttattatatttgtGAAATAAATAATATGCATATGtcaatttttgggttttttttttaatttttaaattaaaaagccacataacatttatatatttaccaagGTTGCAAAAAACGTTCGACATttgctagtcggtggactggggtcaagggattaatcagctaggcggagattaatcggggaatTAATTGggtaccattaattgctaatttgttgaatttaaaaaaaaacaaatatgacttatattatatcaaagttcgtaaataccactaatatgataacaaaataggtttatatgattaatacaatactaatcatgcctcaaatagtttccattgagataaaacttcttcaaaatgtaaaaatttcatcgttttataatgtttcactcattatgtatgcagagattaatcgctaggcgccctctaatcagtcgagtagcgcctagggattaatcggagattaatcgggacctagtcgagatttttacaatagTGATATTTacatatgtaaagtattaaatgtaataaatttgATAGTAATTGTAATTAATAGGTTTTCATTCCTTATTTTAAAATTCCatttaaaaaaatacttaatgtttatattttaatatttaatattttgtttaatcaacccgtgtaatacacgagttTTACATCTAGTGTTTAACATGATGACACGTAGCAGATGATGACGTGGAGAACTATGGAAGTGACATGTGGATTTCAtgaactattcttttattagtaaGGGTAGATTGAAAATTATACTCTCtctgtcccaaaattatagtccatttttcctttttggtttgtctcaaaataatagtccacttctaaaaataaataatatttttaccaaaatactcctTCATTATTATTTAACCAACTAAGCaattaatggaacattaaatgcaaagtaaggacaaaaatgtcattttattatataaagttagtggtaattaatgtttttcttaatctatttgttttttgtttgtgGGCAATAATATTGGGACAGAGAGAGTATTTAATATTCAATGGATATGACAGAAACATACATGAATCTAATAGGGTTTCTCTAATTCTAAATTTTGGAAGTGAGAAGTTAGGGCATGCTACTTTTTAAGATTTATTATACAACGTGAACAAAACACAAAAAACCATACAAAAAAAATCAACATACACTTTTGTCATTCGTGTTCGATACTTTTGGTTTTCTAACAACAAAAACTGTGGAGCTACTAAATTGAGTTTAATGAGTCATGCATGATAATGATCTTTAAATTTAGAGTTCGTTTGTTTTTTGGCAAAAAGACTTTTTGGGCACTTACATTTGCGGGCGAGTAGATGTTTACCAAAAAGACCATTTGTTTTCTGGAAGAGAAATGAACTCAAAAAGACTTCTTTATCACTTCTTGTATTAAGGCATAGAAAAATACTTTTGGTCCATGTCTTCTGCCGCAGATACGAAAAAAAACTAAAGACATTTTACCACTTTCAAAACAAATACCACCTAGTGTTTAAAAAGCTTAGTTTTGCTATCTAAGAATGTTAGCAACACACGTAGCTTTTGTCTGTTTGGTTTCCACATCAATATAATTAGATTAGTAATTAGATAATTTAAAATATTGTAGTAATCTTTGAATGAGATTTATTTGGCTAAGTATAACTTTTTTTAGCTTTGAATATTGAATATTTAATAACTAttgaattaaacaaaaaaataaaacataaaacataaaacaagaaggaatatttaataaaatgattAAATGTTGTTGTAGAATATAGGAAAATATCATACTTTTGGTATTTTCTGAAATGATCTCTTGCCTGAAGaacttgttatcaaatgtatatCAAAGTGTTCGAGTATTTGAGACAAGATCCGGCATATATTGTTTTGAACTTGGACCTTTCGAATTGCTTTCTAGGTTAGTAATTTTGAATATActttatatgatatgattcaattCAATCACATattttaaatttgcatttcaataTACATAAAATTTTCAGCTTATGTAAGCTAAGGTTAGGACAAACTTCTCTTAAGCATCACTAATATAGTTTACATCTACCAAATTGATGTAACTGTTAGAAATGATTTCATCCAAACAAATCCATAAAGATAGTTTTCCATCCTCTATGTCTATTGATACACTATAGAAAAAAATCAAACCACGGAACAATTATTCATATGAAGAAAGATGACTCTTATCCGTTTGCGTTCCTTATTTGTCTCTCTTGGTTGCCAGTTCAATTTGATTTATTGTACGATTGATTATCCAATAATTTGTATAATCATTTTTCTCACTCATTACGGCTAGTAACCTTAATATATAATGCCTACGTTAAAAAAGGAAGTCCTTAGGAATCTTTTCTTTAGCAGTCGAAATGGATGAAAACAGTCAACTCTTTCCCCTAGCCTATGGAGTACGCAAAAGAGAGACTATGGAATCGTGTTTATGATTTTTTAATGATGCTTAGAAAATGTGTTTATGAAGATTAGGAAATTAGGAATCATATATAATATGATTAATTCCATATACATGGCAATCAGACTTGTCTTCCCAAATGTACATCATATGCTTTATTTTATAATTTGATCATAAATTTGTGAGCTAAAAGAGGTCTAAATCAAATAGTGGAAATATTTGTTTAGGATACATGAAAAACTTATATGACAATTAATTCCAAAGAGACTTTTCTTAGGCTACATTGTGCAATTAATTCTGAGTCGATATGTATATCATgacaactagtttataacccgtggaaaccatggttacaaaattaattaaactattataGTGAGAACTCAAAATTATCAATCaataatttcaaataaattattaattaagagatattttttagttatataaaattataatcattaatttaaataaatatatgaaattatatcattttataatttgtattaattttaatttaatttttattctaatgtaattaaattaatgtaattagagtgggaaaattaaaatttaaaattaagaaTTAATAGGTTGATAAATGACATGCATTAATAATGAAGAATAATAGGGTGGCACatgacaaaaataaaataaaatatgcattaattaggaggtttaataggatgacacatatcaaaatgagattaaaacaattcttttattagaataaagaTACTAATTGAGATAAAAAGGTAAGGGTGTGCTTCCTTAGCATGCATTATCATATATTGACTTATAATTTGTCGAGATCATCTATAACTTCTCGTTGTAATTAATGTCCGCATCATCTTGATGTAGGCatgttatttaatatatttacCGTTTTCCAATAAAAAAATCTATAACTTCTAGATAAATGAACAAAATATATCAATACCCATAATCATTTCTATTGCATGATATAACAATGGTATACTCAACAATATAATTTTGAAggcggatatatatatatatatatatatatatatatatatatatatatatatatatatatatatatatatatatatatatatatattttaaagaatttaatttttttcaatttttttttaattaatgttttttgaaaaaattaaaaaatttccattaaaaaaattcaaaattattttaaaaaaatatatatccgaaatttggtttattatgttaattttgttcaataacacaaaaaaaaaataaaaaatacatgaGATCGGTAAGATTACAATCATGCccttaataatttaattttaatctAACGCtccacctttatatatatatatatatatatatatatatatatatatatatatatatatatatatatatggtgagatcggttgagaactcatagtttcccaAAAACCTGATAGCTAAAGGTGGAGCGTTagattaaaattaaattattaaggGCATAATTGTAATCTTACCGATCTCAtgtattgtttattttttttttgtgttattgaacaaaattaacataataaaccaaatttcggatatatattttttaaaaataattttgaattttttttaatggaaattttttaattttttcagaaaacattaattaaaaaaaaattgaaaaaaattaaattctttaaaaaacaacaatttattaaaaaaaactgcaattctttgaaaaaaaactgcattttttttttcaaaaaaactgtaatttttttaaaaaaaactatatttttttcaaaaaaaaaaaaaaaaaaaaactacaatttttgtaaaagaaaactgcaatttttttttaaaaaaaactgcattgtttttttttaaaaactacattatttgtaaaaaaactacaattttttttataaaaaaactccAAATTTATTAATTATCGCTACATATACATATTTCTTATAttataatattcgtaagtaaatcataaaataatcttatttttattaatcaatctataaaaataatagtacaagtattttattcgatacacaataaaatatataaaaaaaataaaaaactacaaATATTCAgtgttatcatttcttcatatcaagattttcatattttcttcaattttacTTTTTACATCTTCAAATTTTCCACAAATACTTTCAGATctacaagaaaataaaaaaaaatgattaatgcaagaaccttcacaaaaatacatatgtatatatcatataAGATTGATATGCGATTATATAATGTGGCTATATGGTTCATCCGGGGGAGAGATCAAGCTTTAAGAAATAGTGAATGGTCTTATCAATACACAAATGCATAACTCCTTAGGAATTTCAATTGCGCTCATATTCATCATTTTAGGAATTGGGTTCAAGCTTTCCCCTGCCCCCTTCTCATCAATGGATTCCTGACGTATACGAAGGATTGCGGTTCGTTCGATAAATTCCAACGTCTCTATCTATCTCTGAGATGTTTGGATTTTTCAAAACTCCATGGACATGCAGGAGAGAAATGTTATCCCCACTCGGACCAAGACATAACTTTTACTTGTTCAAATAACAATTAAGGTGAAGTAGGTTAGGAACAACGAATCTCTTTATGATAAACAGATCCGTTTTGCAAGTTCgttattcacatgtgattgtatcttttaagatttaaatgtgaaattcacaagaaaataaaaacaaagagcactcacacaaaatgcatgtgtgcatatagacgtaattcatatgtgattcactcgtgatttacatatgaattacatgtgatttatatgtgaattacatgtgatttatatgtgaatcacatgcgatttatatgtgaatcacatgtaattcatatttgattcatttgtgAATTACATTTATATGTAAGTCACATGTGCTTTAtgtgtgaatcacatgtaattcatatttcatatgtgattcacttgtgaattacatgtgatatacatgtgaatcacatgtaattcatatatgaattacatgtgatttacaaggaatcacatgtaattcatatgtgatttacatgtgaatcacatgtaattcatatgtgatttacatgggaatcacatataattgatatgtgaatcacatgattGAAACTATgtaattttctaaattcatattgAAACTATGGAAAAGCTTACTTTACAGGCATGATTTGCTACAGTAACTTTAAAAATGGTTCTTACAACTCCAACTGAAATTACAAAAtccaagttttttttttgaaaaaaacttgGATTTTTGTTTCATAATAATACAACATTTAGAATATCATCAGCCTACAaaaaaggaatttcttcaaataaTCATGATTTTATTATAGTAAAAATATGTTTTGGGTGTAAAAAGTAAAAGTTGGATTGTACCACCGGTCTAAATTTTGTGTGAGAAAGAAACTTGGAATGCTTCATTGTTGTATCTAGAGACCTAAACTGGATTATTTCAAGCAATTCTAACACCTGcataaataattattattacaAAATAGAAATATTCATTATATCAAAATTGGCTACCAGGTAGGTTTATAAATGAGAATTGAAATTGGGAAACTAACACATATTTCCTGAAAAAGGAAATGCAATGTTCAAGAAAAGCACCTGGAGCATAGAAACTCAACATCCTGTTGGAATGGTACCTATAATACATTTTCAGATcaccaaaaaaaaatcaaattaaatgaAGAGAGGGGAAGACATATACAAAAATTGGTGCTTGGAGAGAGTTTGAGTGAGTGTACTGAAATTTACCAGGGGATGGACGTCGCTTGGATACTATCCGGATATTTAACGATGATGTTATTAGGGATCCGCTTATTGAGGTCTCGAAGAATCTCATCTACGGGACGAGTGATGCATGAGTAGGAGGGATTGTCCAAGGGTACGACATAATTCGAGCTAGGCACTGATGATGTCGCCTTGCCCTTGTTATTACTATTACCATCGCTATCGGTGCTACTGTTGCTGTGATTACCCAGTGAAGACACCAAAACTAACTTACTTCTTCTACCACTTCTTTTAATGCTCAATTTAGAAACATTTTCGGAACCTGCTGCTCCGCTGTGTGAATTGAATGTGATCGCCACCGTAAATCGAGGAGCTACGGTCGCCGGAGACTCCATCGGGCGTACCACGAACAAGTTGCTCTGTGACGGTGAGGCCATTTTCTCCGGCCAGAGAGATGCTCCTGGTTCTCCTTGACTAGAATTGAACTAGTCGAAGAAGGTGGGTTTGGTTTGGGATTTGGGGTTTTCAGAGACAGGACGGGTAGGTGAGAGCTCTAATAATACACCGGTGACCAGTCATACCTTCCCATGAAAGTACAAGTTGCCAAACTCTTCTCTTTTTCCACGAACAAATAacaatgaagaagatgaactaatgaaaacaataatcgataaagtGAAAACGAGAATGCAAGTGAAGCATTACCTGAAAGTGAGATCTGCCGCCATGAACGGtggaaaagaagaaaacaaagattcaGTTCATCTGAATGTGTAACAAGCTCTTGGGTTACGACACTATGAAGAAGGATTAACTTCGATTGCTTGCCTCCAGTTGAAATATGTAGTGATTATTTTTGAAATCGACAATGATTGTGGTCGATTGTCAATCTTCATCGTGTGAGCTGTGGATTAGGGTAGATTGTGGACCCAGATTGGGATTGAGAGATCAGTAATTCAATCGATTTTCGAACCGATTGTTGGATTTAAGGCCGAGATGCAAATCGTCCATCGGAGATGATGCAGAGATCGATTGCCAGCGATGTTGAGAGAACGAGAGGTGGAGACGGAAGAGACGGCGTCTGAAGTCTGAGAAACTGTGATTAGAGAGAAATTGTGTGTGTATGAGAGAGAGAAATGATTAACTAATTTAATTTGTAGgaattatttttttcttatacCTAAATTATCCTTCTAATTTGTTTTTTAAAACCAAATATCCATTACAATTGTTAATAGTTACAAAAATGACATCTTTAATCTTAGTCTTTAGTTTTTTTAATCTTACTgtccacttttagttctcgggttttCGGGAAACTTTAAATTCTCAAATgatcctccctctctctctctctctttctctctctctctctctctctctctctctctctctctctctctctctctctatatatatatatatatatatatatatatatatatatatatatatatatatatatatatatatatatatatatatatatatatatatatatataggttatgtTCAAATGCGAACACTAAATAAAGTGAGAAtgtgagaacactactttatgttactattctgcTATGAATTTTCTATATACAACgttatgacattattcatcaacaaatatatgaacaatcacacattaatattcactttaaaattttgtatgtacaactttatgacattatttaTCAATgaatatatgaacaatcacaagtttaacattcacattaaaatttactacactactatatatatatatatatatatatatatatatatatatatatatatatattatagtagattagcaatataaaattgaatatattcatattataattactacaatactatacatattaaattcaAAGAAGAATAATAGCATACAAATGGTGTTCTCACATTCTCATTTTAtttagtgttctcatttgaaattaactctctctctctctctctctctctatatatatatatatatatatatatatatatatatatatatatatatattatgtaacaACTGACTATTTAATAGAAAGTACAtccaaaattttcacttttaatacatacaaaacattgtgTACATTTACATTAAGCCAAAAAATACAAGTGGTTATCAAAATCCATGCATATAAGAGTTAATCCGAGATCAAGCTTGGTTTAtaaaaagtacaacaaaacatagTCATACTAAGGCTTCAAATCAATACCACTACTTGATAGCTTTCTTTCCGTTATCTATACGACTACGTCTTGAAACACACAACCCATTCAATTGTAACATTAAAAGCTTAGTGACTAATATtgcataattataaaaaaaaaaatcaacattggTAATAAAATTACAACATAAACATAATTCAATTAGTTATGAATATTAACACCGATTAATCATTCATTTATATTATCCACAAGTTCCACCACTTTCACCATGATGATTTTCACAAGTGATTAAGTCTTATTACACCATATCAGACATAATC encodes:
- the LOC111913143 gene encoding uncharacterized protein LOC111913143 isoform X2 gives rise to the protein MASPSQSNLFVVRPMESPATVAPRFTVAITFNSHSGAAGSENVSKLSIKRSGRRSKLVLVSSLGNHSNSSTDSDGNSNNKGKATSSVPSSNYVVPLDNPSYSCITRPVDEILRDLNKRIPNNIIVKYPDSIQATSIPWYHSNRMLSFYAPGAFLEHCISFFRKYVC
- the LOC111913143 gene encoding uncharacterized protein LOC111913143 isoform X4, whose translation is MASPSQSNLFVVRPMESPATVAPRFTVAITFNSHSGAAGSENVSKLSIKRSGRRSKLVLVSSLGNHSNSSTDSDGNSNNKGKATSSVPSSNYVVPLDNPSYSCITRPVDEILRDLNKRIPNNIIVKYPDSIQATSIPWYHSNRMLSFYAPGVRIA
- the LOC111913143 gene encoding uncharacterized protein LOC111913143 isoform X3, producing MASPSQSNLFVVRPMESPATVAPRFTVAITFNSHSGAAGSENVSKLSIKRSGRRSKLVLVSSLGNHSNSSTDSDGNSNNKGKATSSVPSSNYVVPLDNPSYSCITRPVDEILRDLNKRIPNNIIVKYPDSIQATSIPWYHSNRMLSFYAPDLKVFVENLKM
- the LOC111913143 gene encoding uncharacterized protein LOC111913143 isoform X1; this encodes MASPSQSNLFVVRPMESPATVAPRFTVAITFNSHSGAAGSENVSKLSIKRSGRRSKLVLVSSLGNHSNSSTDSDGNSNNKGKATSSVPSSNYVVPLDNPSYSCITRPVDEILRDLNKRIPNNIIVKYPDSIQATSIPWYHSNRMLSFYAPGAFLEHCISFFRKYVLVSQFQFSFINLPGSQF